A genomic segment from Halomonas sp. GD1P12 encodes:
- a CDS encoding septal ring lytic transglycosylase RlpA family protein, translating to MASSTAFAQGIDQQGVASFYSDRFQGATTASGEAFDQQALTAAHPSLPFGSKVLVTRPDTGQEVEVLINDRGPFVKGRIIDLSKRAARQLGIVRRGTAPVLLTVVN from the coding sequence ATGGCGTCCAGCACCGCTTTCGCCCAGGGCATCGACCAGCAAGGCGTAGCTTCCTTCTACAGCGACCGCTTCCAGGGCGCGACGACCGCCAGCGGCGAAGCCTTCGACCAGCAGGCGCTGACCGCCGCCCACCCTAGCCTGCCCTTCGGCAGCAAGGTGCTGGTCACCCGCCCGGATACGGGACAGGAAGTCGAAGTACTGATCAACGACCGCGGCCCCTTCGTCAAGGGCCGAATCATCGATCTTTCCAAGCGCGCGGCGCGCCAGCTCGGCATCGTGCGCCGCGGAAC